DNA sequence from the bacterium genome:
GCCGTGCCGCTGTCGCTGATCATCGCGCTGTTCCTGGTCGAACTGGCCCCGCCCGCGGTCTCGAAGCCGGTGGGAGCGGCCATCGAGCTGCTCGCGGCGGTGCCCAGCATCATCTACGGCATGTGGGGACTGTTCGTCTTCGCGCCCCTGATGTCCGACCACGTGCAGCCCTTCCTGTCGGACCACCTGGGGTTCCTGCCGCTGTTCCAGGGGCCGCCCATGGGCATCGGGATGCTCACCGCGGGCATCATCCTGGCCCTGATGATCCTGCCGTTCATCACCTCGGTGATGCGCGACGTGCTGCGGATGGTCCCGCCGGTGGTCAAGGAGGCCGGCTACGGCATGGGCAGCACCGTCTGGGAGGTGGCCCGGCAGGTCACCGTGCGCTACGGCGCGCGCGGCATGGCCGGCGCCTGCCTGCTGGGCCTGGGGCGCGCGGTGGGCGAGACGATGGCCGTGACGTTCGTGATCGGCAACAACCACCGCGTCGGCGCGTCGCTCTTCGACGCCGGCAACACCATCGCCTCCGCCCTGG
Encoded proteins:
- the pstC gene encoding phosphate ABC transporter permease subunit PstC translates to MTDRRATAATPERRHPRPWGDPLFRSLAAAAAGFFLLLTGAILLELTRGSSLSLAKFGPSFLWSTAWNPVTGDFGALSSIAGTLISTAIAMALAVPLSLIIALFLVELAPPAVSKPVGAAIELLAAVPSIIYGMWGLFVFAPLMSDHVQPFLSDHLGFLPLFQGPPMGIGMLTAGIILALMILPFITSVMRDVLRMVPPVVKEAGYGMGSTVWEVARQVTVRYGARGMAGACLLGLGRAVGETMAVTFVIGNNHRVGASLFDAGNTIASALANEFAEAADPLYLSALVELGLVLFLITFAIQGLTHAWIRRLERSAGRGQ